The genomic interval GGGGGAAGGGGGAGGTCTTTTAGAGTTATAATGTTTTTGCTTTATCCTCATATTCTAAAGCGGCAGGTGTAACAACTTTTGATACCGCCCCCTCAGTCCCCCTCCTTATAAAGGAGGGGGAAGTTCAGTTAAAAAGTTTTCAAGTAGGGGTTGGGGTGGTTATTTTTTTAAAAACAAACCCGACAAAAATCTGATTTTTTTTTATAAAAAAAGCCCGCATGCATAGGGCAATACGGGCCTCGAGTTTAGGGTTAAAACAAAGAAAGAACAAAATCTATTTTACCAAAATCATCTTCTTCGTATCTGAAAATGAATTCGTTTCAATCTTATAAAAATATGTACCGCTTGCAAGATTTGCTGCGTTAAATTCGGTTTCGTATTCACCTGCAGTCAGGTTTTCATTTACTATCTGCTGCACTTCTTTTCCGCTCAAATCAAATATTGTAATTTTTACAAACTCATTTTTCGGAAGAGCAAATTTTATTTTTGTAATCGGGTTAAAAGGATTCGGGTAATTCTGGCTAAGCTGATACTCACTGACTACTTCAGTCCCCTTCGTAATATTTACAGGCGGACTAATGCCTATGTAAAATAGTCCTCCCTGATAGCCGCACATGTATCCGCCGTTTACAGTTATCATTCTATATGCCCATAGATCGATTGTAGTTCCGTTCGGTCCTGTGACGTTGCTTTGTGAGAGAATCCAATTGAATGAAGGGTCCTGCAATCTGAATACTTTTCCCTTTGTTCCTACGGCAATACCTCTGCCAAACTGGTAGTCAAAGCTGTAAACGTTAACACCACTCAGCCCTGTTGTATCGTTAACTAACGCCCAAGTCGCACCGCCGTTTGTTGAACCGTAAATGCAACCGTTCTGGCTGCCGGCATAAAATCGTGTATGGCTTATGTATTTCATTTCCCAGACATATTGAGTTGATGGATGTGTAATGCCTGTGCTGTCCCATGTTGAGCGGTTTGTAGTCTTTGCAATTCTGCCAAGCTGTCCGCTGACGTATCCTGTATTGTTATCAATAAAAGTTATATCTTCAATATCGTTATTAGATGCTCCCCAGCTTAGCTGTGAAGTCCATGTTGTTCCGGCGTTTGTAGTATAATAGAGCTCGCCGTTGTCTCCGGCGCAGTAGCCTTCGTTAAGATTGAACCAGTACATTGTTCTGTTTGTAGCTCCTACTACCGGTGTGTTTCTATAGGTAAAGCTTATACCGCCGTTAGTTGTAATTCCGAAAGTACCGCCGCCGCCGCATATATAGAAGTTGTTCGCATCAAAGACCTTTACATCGTAAAGTTCAAATCCCTGAGCCGCTTTCATGAAAGTCCAGTTGCTGCCTGAGTTGGCTGATTTGATAATAGCTCCTCTCCAGCCGACTGCCACCATAAAAGTTGGTATTGAACCGTTGATATCTATAGAATGAAAACGATTGGATGACTCAACGTAGTCCCAAACTGTTCCGCCGTTAGAGCTTTTCATAATTGTTCCCTGCTGTCCGCTTGCAAATATTTCAGTTGAGCTTTTATAACATGCGCTGAAGAGAACCTGCGCACATAAAGTTGAGACTGCAAGCGAATCCCAGCTTGTACCGCCGTTAGATGTAATGTAGTTTACTCCGTTTGAGCCGACTATAAATCCTCTTAAGGAGTCAAGGAAATCTACTGAGTATAATGGCGATGGACCGTTATCTAAGGCAAGGGTGAATGTTAATCCCTGATTGGTTGACTTATAAACAACCTGTGAATTTCCTACTGCCCAAACTGTACTGCTTCCGGCTTTTTTTAATCCGTTAAATGCCTGAGTACCGAAGCGAAGCGAATCCCATGTAGTTCCCCCGTTTGTTGAACGGATAATTACACCGCTGTTACCGGCGCAGACCAATGTCTGATTATTAAATACTTCTATCATTGAGCGTGAGCTTGTGCAATTGGTATTAAGCATTGTCCAGTTCACTCCGCCGTTGACGGATTTGAATACAGTGTTTGTTGCCATGCCGGTTACACTTGCTCCGCATGCGTAGGCTGTATCAGTACCTGAAAAAGTTATATCGGAAATATCGCCTGTATAGGGAGAGATATCAATTGTAGACCAGTTAGTTCCGCCGTTAGTAGTGCGGAGAATAAGTCCTGCATTACCTACTACAACACCTGTGTTGGCATTAATAAATTCAAGAGCAGTTAAGCCGCGGGTTAGTCCGGGAGGAGTAACAGTCTGCCAGGAGTTTCCTGCATCTGTGGTCTTTGCTATAAAGATATTTGTATTAAAGCTGATGTCATCGCCGCAGCAAAATCCTGTTGTTGAGTTGACAAATTTCATTTCACGGATTGCGCCGCCGAGCTTCCCTATTTTCAGGGTGGTGACGAAGGTAGAATCCGCAAATGAATCTGCAGAGCAGAAAAGCAGTGTTAGTAGAAAGAGGTAAACTAATCTTTTCATAGCATTTACTTTGTTTGTTTGGTGAATACTTTTATGTTAAAAAAGTTATACTTATAAGCTTTTTTATTCAATGTAATAGGACTGTACTATTTTGATTTGTTTTCACTATTGTGTTTAGCTGTTTTACAAAAAATTGATATGAATAATTTAAAAACAGATTGTAATCGTGAAAAAAAGCGCTACAAAAATTATTAATAATGATAATCATTTTAAAGTTCATAAATTTAATTAATTCAGATTTTCCTTATAAAAATAATTTTATGCCGGATTTAATCAAACTATACTAAACGTTTATTATCCATTATTATTTACCTATCTTATTGATAAATTCAATCCTATTTTGCACTACCACAAGAGAGAATGAAGTAATTATTAAGTCATTTAATAACGGAGAAAACTTTATGAAATTTTTTCTTTTACTACTTTCATATTTTGTATTAACGCTTGGTTTACAGGCAAAGAGCAATTACACTCCTGAACAAATCAGAATGTTGGCGAGCATTTCTGTAAAAATTAATTCTGACGGAGAGGTTGATAAAAGCGTTTTTAAAACAGGTATAGTTCCTGACTCAAGAATAATACAAAATTACAATGAATCCCCTTCAACCATAGTTTTCATGAAGGAAATGAGTTCATTGCGCAATTATTACGACCTTGAAAGCAACGGCACACCTTTGCAAATCTGGCAGGACCCTGCTAACCAGGATAATATACATGCCGTATATACTTATTCATCACAGGAAACCGGATGGAGTGACAGAACCATTCAGTATTTTTTCAGTTCCGATAGAGGACTAACCTGGAGCTTAATCTGCAACGTTCCTGCATCGGGAAGAGCAGGCTTTGGCACAATAACAGGAACAAGTAACGGCTGCGCATTAATCGGAGCGCATACTGCAATCGGCGCAAACACTAATGTAAGAGCAGTTTTTTTTGCTGATGCATTTCCCGGTTTAGGTTCATTCACTGCTTTGGACCCCGGAGCTTCTACAAACAATAGAACTATCTGGCCAAGAGTAGCAGCTACTCAAAATGTATCACTAACTAATAAGTTTGTATTCTGTACATCAACAAGCGGAGCTGACTCAGCTTTTATTGGAATTGGTCTTTCATTGACATCTTCTAATTTTCTCAGTTACAGAGCATTCAATGCATCCCCTGCCGAGTGCTATACTATAGCCCGCGGAGCTGACGGCAGAATAGGCATTGCTTACATTGTTGACGGAACAAATGACCCTGCAAACTACGGCGATATTTATTTTATGGAATCAACCGATGCAGGTTCAAATTTTTCAGCGCCTACAAAAATTTTCGATGCAAACTTCAGCACAGATTCACTCGCAGGTTTACGCGGAATTTCCATGGCTTACAAATCAAATACACCTTGCGTCGTTTTTGAAACAATTAAACAAACAACTGCAGGAAATTTCTTCCCGGGAGCGCCTAGTAAAATAAGGTTCTGGACTTCAGGAGCACCTGTAAGTGTAGTAATTGCTGACTCCAATAATATTCCATATGCACCTGCCGGAGGAACAAACGATGTACTTGCTCCGATTTGCAGACCAAGCATAGGTGTAACAGGCAACGTTCTATTTGTAACGACCATGGCAGCAAACTCAGCAACCGGAAGTACGGATACTACAAACTACGATGATATTTACCTGATACGTTCCAATAACTCAGGCGCAACCTGGTCAGCACCTGAAAGAATTACACCAAGCTCACCTAGAAATGACTGGAGGTATGCAAGCATTTCACCATCCAATGATATAGTTGGTAATGTATATTTTGCCAATGTAGTAGTTCAGAAGGATACAGTTCCCGGCAGCAACGTAAACCTTGCAAATCCTTTAACCAATGCAAAGCCTTACTTTTTAAGATTATCATACATAACCGGAATAGTAAACATTTCAAACGGAATTCCCGGAGAATATAAACTATACAATAATTATCCAAATCCGTTTAACCCGTCAACTAAGATAAGATTTGATTTAGCAAAGAACTCAACTGTAAAAATAAACATATTCGATGTCAACGGAAGGCTTGTAAGCGACCTTGTAAATTCTGTTCTCGCAGCGGGAACCTACGAAACAGATTTCAACGCATCGGCACTTTCCAGCGGAGTGTATTATTACAGAATTGAAACAAATTCATTCAGCGATACAAAGAAAATGATTTTGGTTAAATAAGATACACCATTACAAAATCCCGGATTGGAGAGCATGGTCAGTCCGGGATTTTTTTTTTACCGATTTTTCCCGCAATAAACCTCTCCGCATATTTTTTTTTAATTTCCCAAAAATTTCCGATTTTTGTTAGGATTTTGTTAGGATTTTTTTTTAATTGTATATATAAAGTAATATACGGCGAAAATTTTTCCATAAACAGAAATCCTGTTGTTCGCTTTTAAGCAAACTTAATTCGGGCAGCGGGATTTTTTAAAACCGACAAATCATTTTTTTCAAATGATTCAGATATATCAAACCTCCAATTCCTGATATTTATATCTAAATCATACAAATTAATGTTAACTTTTTAGTTTCATTAAACTATATCTTTCATCCATTTCCGTAAACAAACATTTTAAAAATTTTAATTAATTTCTAACTACTCCTTACATACAAATACATATTATTAAAGACTAAATTTTTTTTTAAAGAAATATTTTATTTAACCTCTAAAGAAAAGAAATGAAAAAAATCTTAGTACTTTTAGCTCTGGTATTGTTTATGACCACTAACGGTTATTCACAATATCTTACACAAGATTTCGAAGGCGCATGGTCAGGCTCACCTGAAGCACCTTCGGGCTGGACACAATCCAGACAAGTTTTAATCGGGAATGGTATTCCTGACGGTATTGGAACAACTTCCGGTGATAAAGACTGGCAAAAGAATACCAATACAGGAACTGCAACCTGGTCATTGACTCCGGGAACTCCGGGAACAATGCCAAACTCCGCTATCTCAGGTACAGGCGTTGCCTGGCTTCAGACAAGAGACTTTGGCGGCTCGGGACAAAACTGGGGCTCAAGAAGACTTGAATCCCCTTCCATAAATCTATCATCTTCAACTTCTCCGTATTTAAGATTCTGGATGTTTAACTCAGACGGAAGTACATCTTTGCATATAAGAGTAGTAGGTTCTTCAGATGGCGGTACAACATGGCTTAACATTCAGCAGATTACACCGAACTTCACTGCAACGACTGTAACATCTGCTACTCCGTGGTCAAGAATTACCGTTGCCATACCTGCTGCTTTCAGAACGGCAAATATGAAAATCGGTATTGAAGTTGGTTCACCATGGGGAACAAATAACATGTTCGTGGACGATGTTTCAGTTGAAGAATATACACCTACAACCATTACATCTACAGGTGCAGGCGGTTTATGGGGAGATGTTGCAACATGGGTAGGCGGCGTAGTGCCTTCTTCTGATAACAACGTTGTTATCGCTTCCGGCGCAACTGTAAACCTTAATGTAAATATAGCAAGATGCCAAAACTTACAGGTTGACGGTATTTTACAATATAACTCAACAACCACTACAATATTATTACAAACCTTTGGTGACTTTACAGTATCGGCGACAGGAACTTATAATTCATTTAGCGGAGCAACAGGTAAAAGAACATACATAGGCGGTAATATAAATAACGCAGGTACAATTAACTTTGGTATCTCTGCAACTTCTACTTCGGAAGCCGCTATGATTTGGCTCGGCTACGGACCTTACACATTTACAAATACAGGAACAATAAGCTTTAGTAAAATAAATACAATCTGGTGCGCAGTTACACAGGGAGTTACTTTCAACTCCCCTGTTGTAAACACATTCAGATTTGTATTAGCATTAGGTACAGTAAATCCAAACGGAAATCTTACACTTGGAAGCTCTGCATCTAACACAACGATGACAATCGAGAGATTAAAAGGTTCATTTACATCAGCTCCTACATTTGGCGCAGGTGTAACAAGAAGTGTTTCATATCTTGACGGAACAGGTGTTACTAGTACTCTGGCAGTACAGCCTTACACACCAAGCAAAGAAACAATTTCACCCGGTGAAGAAGTTGAACTTATTACCGGAGTTAGAACGGTTGCCGGTACCATGATTGTTGCTACACATGGAAGGCTGCAGCTTGCTTACCCGCTTACAGTAGGTACTGCAACAACAGGTGCTTTGACATTAACAAGAGGTATTATAATGACTGATGCTGTTAACATATTAAGGACATCGGCATTTTTTGCACCGGGTGCAGGAACAGCACCAAGTACTGCAACTCCATCTGTAACACATGGATGTTATGTTTCAGGTCCTATGAGAGTGGATTTCCCTACAACAACTGCATCAAGAAATTTTGCATTGGGTTCAGGAACGAGTTATAATGATTCTATTCCAACATCAAACGTTCTGAAAACAGTTGTAATGGCTACAACAACTGCATGGAGCGCTAGCACATCTATTACAGGATCAATAGAAGCAAAACCAACAGGTTCTGTAGTTGGTCCTTTACAGGGATTAATGGGTACAAGAAGTTACAGAATGAATTTGAACGGCGGTTCAGATATTCCGACAAACTCAACTATAGCTTTAATAGGAAACAATTATAACTATGGTACAGGCGCAGGAAGCGACAGCTTACTTGGTAATCTTCAAAATTTATTTGTTGCTCAGTCAACAACAGGAACAGGAAGCTGGACTGTAAGATCAATAACAAGCGGCACCGGTTCATTCACTGCAAATACAAATTACACAAGAACTACAGCAACAGGCGCTCCGGGACCAATATCTCCTCTTGCAACAAACGGTGAATACTTCTGTTTTGCAACAGATGCTTCATCTGCACCTAATGTAGGTCCCCAATCAATATCTCCATCAGGAAGTTCGTTTTATCCAAACGGAACAACTAATATTCCTATGACGGGAGTAATCATTAATTCAGGGTTATCTGCAACAACAAATCCTGTAACAGTTGTAAGACAAATTATCGGAACAGCTTACATAAGTACAACAACTGTACCTGCAGGATTGGGAGTAAGTGCAACAGCAAATACAACTTTTGCTGATTTTACAGGTTTCACAACCGGAGTAACTTATCAGATCAAAGACTCAGTTTACATGGTTGGTGACGGAAGCCCTTCAAACGATACTTTATCAGCATTCTTCACACCGAATATTGCAAAGAAAATGCTTATCATCTGGAACGACCAGCCAAGCAGAGACTCGCTTATTATCCATTTGAACAATTCAGTTTATGCATCTCAGTATGATGTTGCTCCAACTTCAGGCGCATTGCCAAATGCAGCGCTCTCAAACTGGAAAACAATCTTTGCTCTATATGCAAGTGCTGCTAATATCAGCGCTATTACAAATTCAAGAGATTCTCTGAAAGTATGGCTTGACGGTTCTACAGGACCAAGCGATAAGAGAAGTCTTTTAATCTTTGGAAATGACTTAGGATATCAGTTAGACCCGAGAAGAAATACATCTGCTACAGCAGCAGATACAATTTTCTACAGACAATACATGCACGCTCAATACTGGGCAGATGACTGGATTGATGCATTCACAGCAGCAGATAGTACAGTTAAAGGAACTGCTTCACCATTTCTTTCAATCACAGGTCAGAGAATAAATGACCCGTATCCGGATTGCGTAGCACCTGCTACGTGGAATAACGGTACAGGTACAACCACAGGTATTTTGATTCCGACTACAGAGTCCGGTGACGGCGACTCTTGCGCTGCAGTCAGCTATGTCGGACCTACTTACAATATGTTCTACGGTACAAACGTTTATAAGAGTTATGTGCCTACAGTTACAGGCTTAGCTTCTCCGCAAGGCGCAATGATAAATCAGATTATTCAGTTCGTACAGCAGAATGAAGGTGTCGCTCCTGTTGAGCTTGCATCATTCACTTCATCTATCGATAAGAGAAATGTAACTTTAAGATGGAGTACAAATAACGAAGAGAACAACTCAGGATTTAACATTGAAAGAAGAATTGCAGGAACAAACGAATGGACTAAAGTCGGCAACGTAACCGGCGCAGGAAATTCAAACACTATTAAGAACTACAGCTTTGAAGAAAGAAACCTTGCTACTGCAAGATATAACTACAGACTAAAACAAATGGACTTCAACGGTAACTTCAAATATTATGACTTAGCAAACGAAGTTATTATCGGAGTGCCAAGCAAATTCGATATTTCACAAAACTATCCGAATCCTTTCAACCCGTCAACAAAGATTAATTTTGACTTGCCATTCGACAGCAAAGTACAAATTAAAGTCTTTGATATGACAGGAAGAGAAATGTATCAGATAGTTAACGAAACAAGAACTGCAGGTTATTACACAGTACAGTTCAATGCTTCAGCTTTAGCAAGCGGTATTTATTTCTACCAGATCAATGCAGCCGGTGGAAATCAAT from Bacteroidota bacterium carries:
- a CDS encoding T9SS type A sorting domain-containing protein, which translates into the protein MKRLVYLFLLTLLFCSADSFADSTFVTTLKIGKLGGAIREMKFVNSTTGFCCGDDISFNTNIFIAKTTDAGNSWQTVTPPGLTRGLTALEFINANTGVVVGNAGLILRTTNGGTNWSTIDISPYTGDISDITFSGTDTAYACGASVTGMATNTVFKSVNGGVNWTMLNTNCTSSRSMIEVFNNQTLVCAGNSGVIIRSTNGGTTWDSLRFGTQAFNGLKKAGSSTVWAVGNSQVVYKSTNQGLTFTLALDNGPSPLYSVDFLDSLRGFIVGSNGVNYITSNGGTSWDSLAVSTLCAQVLFSACYKSSTEIFASGQQGTIMKSSNGGTVWDYVESSNRFHSIDINGSIPTFMVAVGWRGAIIKSANSGSNWTFMKAAQGFELYDVKVFDANNFYICGGGGTFGITTNGGISFTYRNTPVVGATNRTMYWFNLNEGYCAGDNGELYYTTNAGTTWTSQLSWGASNNDIEDITFIDNNTGYVSGQLGRIAKTTNRSTWDSTGITHPSTQYVWEMKYISHTRFYAGSQNGCIYGSTNGGATWALVNDTTGLSGVNVYSFDYQFGRGIAVGTKGKVFRLQDPSFNWILSQSNVTGPNGTTIDLWAYRMITVNGGYMCGYQGGLFYIGISPPVNITKGTEVVSEYQLSQNYPNPFNPITKIKFALPKNEFVKITIFDLSGKEVQQIVNENLTAGEYETEFNAANLASGTYFYKIETNSFSDTKKMILVK
- a CDS encoding T9SS type A sorting domain-containing protein, with translation MKFFLLLLSYFVLTLGLQAKSNYTPEQIRMLASISVKINSDGEVDKSVFKTGIVPDSRIIQNYNESPSTIVFMKEMSSLRNYYDLESNGTPLQIWQDPANQDNIHAVYTYSSQETGWSDRTIQYFFSSDRGLTWSLICNVPASGRAGFGTITGTSNGCALIGAHTAIGANTNVRAVFFADAFPGLGSFTALDPGASTNNRTIWPRVAATQNVSLTNKFVFCTSTSGADSAFIGIGLSLTSSNFLSYRAFNASPAECYTIARGADGRIGIAYIVDGTNDPANYGDIYFMESTDAGSNFSAPTKIFDANFSTDSLAGLRGISMAYKSNTPCVVFETIKQTTAGNFFPGAPSKIRFWTSGAPVSVVIADSNNIPYAPAGGTNDVLAPICRPSIGVTGNVLFVTTMAANSATGSTDTTNYDDIYLIRSNNSGATWSAPERITPSSPRNDWRYASISPSNDIVGNVYFANVVVQKDTVPGSNVNLANPLTNAKPYFLRLSYITGIVNISNGIPGEYKLYNNYPNPFNPSTKIRFDLAKNSTVKINIFDVNGRLVSDLVNSVLAAGTYETDFNASALSSGVYYYRIETNSFSDTKKMILVK
- a CDS encoding T9SS type A sorting domain-containing protein — encoded protein: MKKILVLLALVLFMTTNGYSQYLTQDFEGAWSGSPEAPSGWTQSRQVLIGNGIPDGIGTTSGDKDWQKNTNTGTATWSLTPGTPGTMPNSAISGTGVAWLQTRDFGGSGQNWGSRRLESPSINLSSSTSPYLRFWMFNSDGSTSLHIRVVGSSDGGTTWLNIQQITPNFTATTVTSATPWSRITVAIPAAFRTANMKIGIEVGSPWGTNNMFVDDVSVEEYTPTTITSTGAGGLWGDVATWVGGVVPSSDNNVVIASGATVNLNVNIARCQNLQVDGILQYNSTTTTILLQTFGDFTVSATGTYNSFSGATGKRTYIGGNINNAGTINFGISATSTSEAAMIWLGYGPYTFTNTGTISFSKINTIWCAVTQGVTFNSPVVNTFRFVLALGTVNPNGNLTLGSSASNTTMTIERLKGSFTSAPTFGAGVTRSVSYLDGTGVTSTLAVQPYTPSKETISPGEEVELITGVRTVAGTMIVATHGRLQLAYPLTVGTATTGALTLTRGIIMTDAVNILRTSAFFAPGAGTAPSTATPSVTHGCYVSGPMRVDFPTTTASRNFALGSGTSYNDSIPTSNVLKTVVMATTTAWSASTSITGSIEAKPTGSVVGPLQGLMGTRSYRMNLNGGSDIPTNSTIALIGNNYNYGTGAGSDSLLGNLQNLFVAQSTTGTGSWTVRSITSGTGSFTANTNYTRTTATGAPGPISPLATNGEYFCFATDASSAPNVGPQSISPSGSSFYPNGTTNIPMTGVIINSGLSATTNPVTVVRQIIGTAYISTTTVPAGLGVSATANTTFADFTGFTTGVTYQIKDSVYMVGDGSPSNDTLSAFFTPNIAKKMLIIWNDQPSRDSLIIHLNNSVYASQYDVAPTSGALPNAALSNWKTIFALYASAANISAITNSRDSLKVWLDGSTGPSDKRSLLIFGNDLGYQLDPRRNTSATAADTIFYRQYMHAQYWADDWIDAFTAADSTVKGTASPFLSITGQRINDPYPDCVAPATWNNGTGTTTGILIPTTESGDGDSCAAVSYVGPTYNMFYGTNVYKSYVPTVTGLASPQGAMINQIIQFVQQNEGVAPVELASFTSSIDKRNVTLRWSTNNEENNSGFNIERRIAGTNEWTKVGNVTGAGNSNTIKNYSFEERNLATARYNYRLKQMDFNGNFKYYDLANEVIIGVPSKFDISQNYPNPFNPSTKINFDLPFDSKVQIKVFDMTGREMYQIVNETRTAGYYTVQFNASALASGIYFYQINAAGGNQSFVKTMKMVLVK